From the Hemitrygon akajei chromosome 24, sHemAka1.3, whole genome shotgun sequence genome, the window cagacacagagtgaagctccctccacaccgtcccatcacacactcccggggtcagacacagagtgaagctccctcctcactgtcccatcacacactcccggggtcagacacagagtgaagctccctccacaccgtcccatcacacactcccggggtcagacacagagtgaatctccctccacaccgtccgatcacacactcccggggtcagacacagagttgagcccccccccccaactctgtCGCCTTGTGCATTGTGAATAAGTTCTGGACTTGGAAGCTGGAGAATCAGAGATAATTCTGAAAGGTTGATAGGTTGATGtggaggtggggaggtgggggttccttcATTGCGGTCGACAGCTGGGCTCCTGGCTGCTCCCCTCCCTTTTGATCCAGCAGTGCGGGGGAGGAAGGAGGACCCTCTCCTTCCCGGAAGCCACCCGTTCCTCAGGACGTCGAGCTCTCTGCCAGCAGAGAGTCGAGAACGGTCTCGCAGAGGTAGAGGCTGCGGGGCAGATGGAAGCACCCTACAAGAGCACGAAAGGCAGAGTCAGTCCCTCTGTTGGACCGGGGCATTTAATTTGTGGCTAGGACTGCTTAATTGTCATTTTCTTCACTGTTAAAAATTAATtttctgcttgtattttatatgggtagcggggtggagatacgtccctaccaaaggaggtgtggggcgctccttccctccgctagcctgcgggtcaccctggggaaaggtgtagctcctgcttagcccccagatcagggtcacgtgaaccatgggagcagggggtggatggtcctatgagcagccggtgcagatcgcaagtcctggttaaccactgataccaggcagacaatccctgaagagaTCGATAATGGCTGCAGTCACCATtagcccaggagaaggcaatgtcAAGCCACTTCCGAGGAAATGTTTGCCAAAAACAATTATATTCATGGAAAGGCCATGAActcccacgtcatacgacacggctcATAATGAACGAACCTCGTGGCCACCACATATATGTTCAACGTGTTTCTTAGTTTTTCATACGATTCTAGAAGCTTCTCTTGATATTGCTTTATTTGAATAAGGCGTCTAAGATTGGATGACTCCTAACTGTGAATTTGAATGgatctataaccatataacaattacagcacggaaacaggtcatctcggcccttctagtccgtgtcgaacgcttactctcacctagtcccaccgacccgcactcagcccataaccctccattcctttcctgtccatatacctatccaattttactttaaatgacaataccgaacctgcctctaccacttctactggaagctcgttccacacagctaccactctctgagtaaagaagttccccctcgtgttacccctaaacttttgcccgctaactctcaactcatgtcctcttgtttgaatctccactactctcaatggaaaaagcctatccacgtcaactctacctatcccccctcataattttaaatacgtctatcaagtcccccctcaaccttctacactccaaagaataaaaacctaacttgttcaacctgtctctgtaacttaggtgctgaaacccaggtaacattctagtaaatttcctctgtactctctctatttaggATAAAAAGAGCTGACCAGGAGACTGTGCCAtcttctgtctctccctctctccactactAGACCTCTATCACTGTCTGTTAAGAACTCTCTTCTtttaacacttaataaaatgatcgagatgcaatgttccctctattttgttttacagctgtgcagaccaaccttTGCTCTTGAGTAGGGAACTTCTACATGGCCAGAAAACTGTGCAGCAttttatacaggcagtccccgggtcacgtacgagttccgttcctgagtccgtctttaagtttgatttgtacgtaagtcggaacaagtacgtccggtattatttagagtccgttagtcaaacgtttgtctgagtatatagtgtatattttacctttctatgcatataaatcacttaagaaacgtatgtattccaataattaaaccactgcattgcttagtaataactgtagctttcatcggggcagggcctttcacatgctccattattctcactttatccgttatcctttaaattgttccgatcattgaccaactgtagcctaacgcttttccaatgaccgatggcgtttcacctctttccaaacgctttattatttctactttattttcaatcacgatcgcttcccgtcaatggaacagaaacactgcgggtggcgggtcctgacctccgccggctcccgaggtccgctgggtcttaaggaccaccgcactgagacaggctaaatgggacaagtgggggctgtgctgggtttgggtatttgatcctccacaatattccgcgtgggaatttaaactggaggtggcagtgttttttttaggaggttgagttgcgagcttgacatcaacccagcatggatggtatgggagtcactggatcaacatcaacccggcacgggagcggtctgtcactggatcgaacctcTGTTCCCCAGctcggcgctgatctcactgcgccaccagccgaacggaacggggggggaggggtgaatcttactaagaaaaatttaagccaaatacaaatttaaacactcaacacagtgtcaacggcattgacttaaaatggtggacggcgttgtgatccgacttaaaatggcggacggcgttctccttccgcGGTTCGTAGGTACGAGCTGTCCggaagtcggacgttcgtaactcggggactacctgtaataACATTATGCAAAAGAACATTTCCAGCTGCATGAGGCTACGTGCTGGGGGGGGCATTTCCGCTACTACGCAGCTTAGTGGGAAAGGTGACTGAGAGGCAGtaagttttgtgcctctttcctgacttcccAAAGAACCCTGCATTCGGAACATCAGAGCCCAAGACACCCTGTCGGGCTGGATGTCACTCCCCCACCTCCACAACCCTTCCCGGCTCTGTCAGCGTGCCGGGATCAGACGTACCTTTGAAAGGTCCTCCCTTGAAGGAGTGGGTGACCTCTCCGCGCCGGTTCAGGTAGCCGTACCATTCTCCGTGCTCCTGATCCGGAAACTGCGGGAGAAACGTTGGAAAACTGAGGCTTTAGTcggacttgggagtactgtgtagTGCAAGTACATGAGGTTCCAATTAATCGGGACAACtgtttaataaaaataaaaactaatcaagaaaacagCCGGGATCCCCTTCGTTTATTTAGGACACTATGCCGCTCAATTTGGACAGCAGACTATTACTGAAGAATTTCTGATTTGCACCGGTCACGTGTAATTGTACCCCGTTGGGTTCTGGCGCTTGGGGTGACCAGTTTTTAAAGAGCATTGGTTGTGTGTGTTTATGTCCAGACACCAGTGATTTTTCTCACTGAGTCGGCGAAGAATAAGCAGCGAGACAATTcccgaactgttttgctcaccgcGGTTTCAAGCTTTCGGGCTTGGAGATGCTCCGCGGAAACGGTCGGGGGTGAAAacgaaacaatttcactactccaGCAAGttagaatttgaaggtatcgacaaccATGTTACAATGAGAATGAAGAAGTGGAGGATGCAACAGTCGATAGTATTGTACGAAGGCAGTCCATTGTCGGATATACCGTAGGGTGTCTGCTccgattttgttcatttaaagtcgataactattaggaactaatacacagttttatagtactgtagttggATTGGTAGCAttctaatttgctctgtatttcatttaaatacataatttgttactgtgTCGTTTTTATACCTTAACTATTCCCATTAAACTTCAGCCAATtgtggcagctgcttaattgggccaaagtgtACTGGTCCTGAGGTGTCCCAGTTAACCAGAGTTCACCAAGTTGTGTCATGTAATCCACGTTGGAGTTCAGAATAATGGGGGCAGGGGGATTTTTGGAGAAACATTGAgaggtctagacagagtggatgcagagaaggTGTTCCCTATCACAggggaggaagtggttgaggcaagaaCGTGACACTTGAAGACAATCGGACGGGAATGTTGACAGGAAAACTTCACGGCAGGagttcccaagctttttttaatgCCGCAGACCCTTGCCGTTAACCGTCGACCCCTGGTTTAGGGGGACGATGGGTCAAAACGTGGGCAGATGCCGCTGACCTGGATGGGAAGGGGGTGGGACATCAGCGGgctgttgggccgaagggcctgttttctgaACAGGGCTCCGCGGACAGTCTGTGAGACTCAGGCGAGCAAGGGACAGCAGACCGTGGACTTGATCCGAAAGATGGGTGGACACCCCACCCTACGCGGCCGCGTCCGCACGGGAAAgggagacgggggggggggggtcgctgGGGGCCGCGGAGAGCAGAAACGCCGGGGAGTGAGAGGCTCGGGCGGGCAGTACTCACGTGGCTGAAGCTGTAGTCAAAGACCTGGCGGAAGAAGTCGAGGAGCCGGGGGTCGCGACTCAGCTGGTAGCCCAACAGGAGGGCCACCAGAGCTTCGGTGTGGGGCCACCAGAGTTTCATGTCCCATTCGAGCTGGGGGGGCGGTGGGAAAGGGaatgagaaggggaggggaggaagggtggaaggataggggagggggaggaaagaaCTTGTCAGATCTACAGAGCTTCAGGCATCTCCATTAACTGAGCGATCAAACATGGGGAGGGAGGCAAGGGAGAGCTCgagggtggagagagaaaaggaCGGGGGGGTGTATGGGTGGGCAAGAGGGGGACAGAGAGGATGGGGGGGGAAGGGTGAGGAATGGTGTGGGGGTTGAGAGAACTTGTTAAGACCATACTCCACCACCAGCTGAAGAATCACAACCCAGTGTGTAGGTGGGGTGGGGTGCAGGGGAGTGAGACTCCacggttggtgggggggggagagggtgtCCTCATTTGGGAGGTGGGGCAACTCATGGGGAAGGGAGGGAGCGAGGGGGAGACCACGGACATCTGGTGCACCCTCTCCGGGGGCGGTACGGTGGGTGATGGGGGTGTAGGAACCATTCTACTGCACGGCAACCGTCGAACCCCCTCCCCGTTACCTCCATCCCCCAGAGAGGGCAGAGGAGGGGGCTGTTACCTGGGTGGGGGGGGAGCCCGTCCACGTCGAGGAAGGAGAACAGCCCCCCGTGCTGTTGGTCCCAGCCCGTGCGGAATGGCCCGACCAGGAATCCCTCGAGCGCCGTCGCTGTCAGCTCCTGCGAGCCCGTTGCCTCCGCCCATCGCAGGAGGAACCAGCCGGCCTCCAGCGCGTGGCCTGTCCAGGCAGCAGGGTCAGTACGCtgtccacacacccccacccacccattctcctctctccccatcgcAGGAGGAACCAGCCGGCCTCCAGCGCGTGGCCTGTCCAGGCAGCAGGGTCAGTACGCtgtccacacacccccacccacccagtctcctctctccccatcgcAGGAGAAACCAGCCGGCCTCTAGCGCACGGCCCGTGCTACCGGAGATCGGCCCCACCTTTTCCCCGTCTCTCCGTAACCGCTGCCCACCACGGGAGAAACCAGCCGGCCTCTGGCATGTGGCCTGACCCACTGGCGATCGTTGGAGCATTGCCCACGCACCCTCCCCGTCCCCTCTGCCTGACGTTTCTGTCTGCCTCCAGTGCGTTCTGTCCCACCTCCCCTCCCTTTGTGACCAAACCTCCAACCGTCCCTCCTCCCTACCTCGCCGCATATTCCCTCCCGTCTGTCAACCCCTCGCTGTCTCATCATTCCCATCTTTCCCTTCCCGCCTCCACTGACCGCCCCTCCCCCCCCGCCACTTCTCCCTCACCCCGGGGAATTCCGATCCCAGGAGAAGTAGGACCGGGCTTTGTGGCTCACCCTCCCCGGCCGAGGGAGCCCCACCCCGGGGGGTCCAGCGAGCACCGGGCCCCGGGGGTCACACACAGCCTGTACCTGGGTTCATCAGCCGTCCCTGGCTTCCCGGGAGCTCCTTTCCTTCGGAGGACACCGTCTCCAGCACGGCCGTCCCGTCCCTCTGcatggagtgggggggggagggtgaaaagAGTTGGGGTTTcaaggggggtgggggttgaaatgggggtgggggtttgaAAGGGAGTGGAGAGTAGAATCAGCCAGGGTCCCTGCTCCCCATCACTGGGTACACAACTGGTTTGGGAAGAGGAGGTGATGGGGACTGAAGGGGAAGGGAGTGGAGGGGGGGAGGATCGAGGGGCGATGggcgaggaggaggaggaggacgggGAAGGGACAGGTCAAATTGCCTCCCCATCACTGTCCAGTGACCCCAGGGTTGAAGAAGAAGCCCtgaactccgagtggagtcaccGGGATGCCGTCGTGATGGTGTTTTTTAAGCAGGCTTTCTGGTTTTTTACGAGGCTGATTTgccagctcgatgctcaacccagcacggatggaaagcgtgccggggagctggccggattcgaacccgggagccttcgctccgaagtccagcgctgatgccactgggCCGCCATCCGGCCTGACCCCAGGGTTGGGAGGGCGGAAATCGGCCCGGgttcctcctcccccccaccctcgTGCTCTGCCCCTTTACCTTCAGGTGTTGGAGGATTTTCCGCACGCTCCAATCGCCGACCTCCCGGTACCTCTGCTCCCTCTCCGACACGCCCTCCTCGAGCTGCTGGACGAGGCACAGCAGCATCATGGGCACCGCCAGTGAGCTGGTGTCAGGGGCCCCGGGCAGGTGGGGTCGTCCCAGCCCAGCCGGGTCCACCCGAACCCAGTGACACACCTGGTCCATCATCGACAGCGCCTCCCTCTGCAGACGGCAGAGCGAGAGAGTGACACACTGACACATGGGCGtgcgcacacactcactcacacacacacacacacacaggggctctctctctctctctctcacacacacacacacacacacaggggctctctctcacacacacacagggattctctctctcacacacacacacagggattctctctctcacacacacacacaggggctctctctctcacacacacacaggggctctctctctctcacacacacagggattctctctctcacacacacacacaggggctctctctcacacacacacaggggctctctctcacacacacacacacaggggctctctctctctcacacacacacaggggctctctctcacacacacacaggggctctctctcacacacacacaggggctctctctctcacacacacacacaggggctctctctcacacacacacaggggctctctctctcacacacacacaaacacacacaggggctctctctctcacacacacaggggctctctctctcacacacacacagggattctctctctcacacacacaggggctctctctctctcacacacacaggggctctctctctcacacacacacaggggctctctctctctcacacacacacaggggctctctctcacacacacacaggggctctctctcacacacacacaggggctctctctctcacacacacacacacaggggctctctctctcacacacacagggattctctctctctcacacacacagggattctctctctctcacacacacaggggctctctctctcacacacacacacacaggggctctctctctcacacacacagggattctctctctctcacacacacagggattctctctctctcacacacacagggattctctctctcacacacacacacacacagggattctctctctcacacacacacagggattctctctctctcacacacacagggattctctctctcacacacacagggattctctctctcacacacagggattctctctctctcacacacacacagggattctctctctcacacacacacacagggattctctctctcacacacacagggattctctctcacacacacacacagggattctctcttaacacacacacacacacacagggattctctcttaacacacacacacacacagggattctctctctctctctctcacacacacacacacagggattctctctctctcacacacacacaggggctctctctctctctcacaaacacacacagggattctctctctctcacacacacagggattctctctctctctcacacacacacaggggctctctctcacacacacacagggattctctctctctcacacacacagggattctctctctctcacacacacacagggattctctctctctctctctctctctctctctcacacacacacacacacacacacacacacacacacacacacacacagggattctctctcacacacacacacaggtattctctctctcacatacacacagggattctctctctctcacacacacacagggattctctctctctcacacacacagggattctctctctcacacacacacaggggctctctctcacacacacacaggggctctctctctcacacacacaggggctctctctctcacacacacacagggattctctctctctcacacagggattctctcttaacacacacacacacacagggattctctctctctctctctcacacacacacacacagggattctctctctctcacacacacacaggggctctctctctctctcacaaacacacacagggattctctctctctcacacacacagggattctctctctctcacacacacagggattctctctctctctctctcacacacacacaggggctctctctcacacacacacaggggctctctctctcacacacacacacacacaggggctctctctctctcacacacacacaggggctctctctcacacacacaggggctctctctctcacacacacaggggctctctctctcacacacacacaggggctctctctctctcacacacacacaggggctctctctcacacacacaggggctctctctctcacacacacaggggctctctctctcacacacacacaggggctctctctctctcacacacacacaggggctctctctcacacacacacaggggctctctctctcacacacacagggattctctctctctcacacacacagggattctctctctcacacacacacagggattctctctctctcacacacacagggattctctctctcacacacacacaggggctctctctcacacacacacaggggctctctctctcacacacacaggggctctctctctcacacacacacaggggctctctctctctcacacacacacaggggctctctctcacacacacacaggggctctctctctcacacacacacacacacaggggctctctctcacacacacacagggctctctctctctcacacacacacaggggctctctctcacacacacacaggggctctctctcacacacacacaggggctctctctctcacacacacaggggctctctctctcacacacacacaggggctctctctctctcacacacacacaggggctctctctcacacacacacaggggctctctctctcacacacacacacaggggctctctctctcacacacacagggattctctctctctcacacacacagggattctctctctctcacacacacaggggctctctctctcacacacacacacacaggggctctctctctcacacacacagggattctctctctctcacacacacagggattctctctctctcacacacacagggattctctctctcacacacacacacacacagggattctctctctcacacacacacagggattctctctctctcacacacacagggattctctctctctcacacacacaggggctctctctctcacacacacacacacaggggctctctctctcacacacacagggattctctctctctcacacacacagggattctctctctctcacacacacagggattctctctctcacacacacacacacacagggattctctctctcacacacacacagggattctctctctctcacacacacagggattctctctctcacacacacagggattctctctctcacacacagggattctctctctctcacacacacagggattctctctctctcacacacacagggattctctctctcacacacacacacacacagggattctctctctcacacacacacagggattctctctctctcacacacacagggattctctctctctcacacacacaggggctctctctctcacacacacacacacaggggctctctctctcacacacacagggattctctctctctcacacacacagggattctctctctctcacacacacagggattctctctctcacacacacacacacacagggattctctctctcacacacacacagggattctctctctctcacacacacagggattctctctctcacacacacagggattctctctctcacacacagggattctctctctctcacacacagggattctctctctctcacacacacacagggattctctctctcacacacacacacagggattctctctctcacacacacagggattctctcttaacacacacacacacacacagggattctctcttaacacacacacacacacagggattctctctctctctctctcacacacacacacacagggattctctctctctcacacacacacaggggctctctctctctctcacaaacacacacagggattctctctctcacacacacacaggggctctcacacacacagggattctctctctctcacacacacagggattctctctctctctcacacacacacaggggctctctctctcacacacacacacagggattctctctctctcacacacacagggattctctctctctcacacacacacagggattctctctctctctctctctctctcacacacacacacacacacacacacacacacacacacacacacagggattctctctctcacacacacacagggattctctctctcacacacacacacaggggctctctctcacacacacacagggattctctctctcacacacacacacaggggctctctctctcacacacacacaggggctctctctctctcacacacacagggattctctctctcacacacacacacaggggctctctctcacacacacacaggggctctctctcacacacacacacacaggggctctctctctctcacacacacacaggggctctctctcacacacacacaggggctctctctcacacacacacacacaggggctctctctcacacacacacaggggctctctctcacacacacac encodes:
- the renbp gene encoding N-acylglucosamine 2-epimerase encodes the protein MSREELEGFRDKIRKELDRTVDFWLKFSHDREFGGFFTCLSRDGSVYDELKYIWLQGRQVWTYCRLYRKVPRFHRQELLDAAAAGGEFLIRHSAAFGEGRKRAFCVSRDGRAVKVQRTIFSECFYVLAMDELWRATGQDRYQREALSMMDQVCHWVRVDPAGLGRPHLPGAPDTSSLAVPMMLLCLVQQLEEGVSEREQRYREVGDWSVRKILQHLKRDGTAVLETVSSEGKELPGSQGRLMNPGHALEAGWFLLRWAEATGSQELTATALEGFLVGPFRTGWDQQHGGLFSFLDVDGLPPPQLEWDMKLWWPHTEALVALLLGYQLSRDPRLLDFFRQVFDYSFSHFPDQEHGEWYGYLNRRGEVTHSFKGGPFKGCFHLPRSLYLCETVLDSLLAESSTS